One Gossypium hirsutum isolate 1008001.06 chromosome A11, Gossypium_hirsutum_v2.1, whole genome shotgun sequence genomic window carries:
- the LOC107923678 gene encoding heat shock factor protein HSF8-like (The RefSeq protein has 3 substitutions, 3 frameshifts, 1 non-frameshifting indel compared to this genomic sequence) — protein sequence MDGVNSSSNIQKDDASTSTGGAQTAAQPQPKPKPVVVQSANAPPPFLSKTYDMVDDPATDAVVSWSSANNSFIVWNPPEFARDVLPKYFKHNNFSSFVRQLNTYGFRKVDSDRWEFANEGFLRGQKDLLLNISRRKSAQGHGHQQTQQAHGQSSSGGACVEVGEFGLEEEVEALKRDKNVLMQELVRLRQQQQSTDNQMQTMARQLHGMEQWQLQMMSFLAKAVQSPGVLAQFMQQKNESNRHITEANKKRRLKQDGIVDNEHSAASDGQIVKYQPLTNDAKAMLRQIVKGDTSTRLDSINNYHDNFLVGDGLSSSSGLDGGKSSSHASGMTLQEVPPTSGISVGRLSSAISEIQSSPCTTSSEKITTTQSTDSSALVGGEKVPSISIPQTNTIMPELSQIPEIVPESVVDIPTEDCVESETGNGGFIDPICLVPLELDDIAPDPDIDALLDSSSFWDDLIVQGPVPEDIETISMDDKS from the exons ATGGATGGAGTGAATAGCAGTAGTAATATCCAAAAAGATGATGCATCGACTAGCACCGGAGGAGCTCAAACGGCTGCACAACCTCAACCAAAGCCGAAGCCAGTCGTGGTGCAGAGTGCGAACGCGCCACCGCCTTTCTTGAGCAAGACTTACGATATGGTGGATGATCCCGCCACCGATGCCGTCGTTTCTTGGAGCTCAGCCAATAACAGTTTCATTGTTTGGAACCCGCCGGAGTTCGCACGGGATGTTTTGCCCAAGTATTTCAAGCACAACAACTTCTCCAGCTTCGTCAGGCAACTGAATACCTAT GGTTTCCGGAAGGTTGATTCAGACCGATGGGAA TTCGC TGAGGATTTAA GCCAGAAAGACCTGCTTCTAAACATTAGCCGCCGAAAGCCTGCCCAGGGCCATGGTCATCAGCAGACACAGCAAGCACATGGACAGAGTTCATCTGGGGGTGCTTGTGTTGAGGTTGGGGAATTTGGGCTTGAGGAAGAGGTTGAGGCGCTTAAGCGGGACAAGAATGTGCTTATGCAGGAACTTGTTAGGTTGAGGCAGCAGCAACAGTCTACAGATAACCAAATGCAAACCATGGCACGACAACTTCATGGGATGGAGCAGTGGCAGCTGCAGATGATGTCATTCTTGGCAAAGGCTGTCCAGAGCCCTGGATTTTTGGCTCAATTTATGCAGCAGAAAAATGAGAGCAATAGGCACATAACCGAAGCCAACAAGAAAAGGAGACTAAAACAGGATGGTATTGTTGATAATGAGCATTCTGCTGCCTCTGATGGACAGATTGTTAAATATCAGCCTTTGACGAATGATGCTAAAGCAATGCTCAGGCAGATTGTAAAAGGGGATACTTCTACCAGGCTTGACTCCATTAACAACTATCATGATAATTTCCTGGTTGGTGATGGTTTGTCATCATCTAGTGGATTGGATGGTGGGAAATCTTCAAGCCATGCATCAGGAATGACTCTTCAAGAGGTCCCACCAACTTCAGGGATCTCGGTGGGTCGCCTCTCAAGTGCCATATCTGAGATTCAATCTTCCCCATGTACAACATCTTCTGAAAAGATTACAACAACACAATCTACCGATTCGAGTGCACTGGTTGGAGGAGAAAAGGTCCCATCCATTTCCATTCCTCAAACAAATACAATTATGCCTGAACTTTCTCAAATACCAGAAATTGTCCCGGAAAGTGTTGTTGATATCCCCACCGAAGACTGCGTGGAGTCTGAAACTGGGAATGGGGGATTTATTGATCCCATTTGTTTGGTTCCCTTAGAACTTGATGACATTGCTCCTGATCCCGACATAGATGCCTTACTGGATAGTTCTAGTTTCTGGGATGACCTTATTGTGCAAGGTCCAGTGCCAGAGGATATTGAAACAATCTCAATGGATGATAAAGGCTAG